From one Methylomonas paludis genomic stretch:
- a CDS encoding HAD family hydrolase, with translation MLDRGSTRFIKRLPNLDFFIQHLELEKWFDPQQIVYDDGLLPGKPAPDMYIKAAANISLTPHECIVVEDAISGFQSAHDAKIGYIVGLGPLAAHGKLLDCEGVSSVIESFEQFPRGLLLNA, from the coding sequence TTGCTAGATAGGGGGAGTACGCGCTTTATTAAGCGCTTACCAAATCTCGACTTTTTCATACAGCACCTTGAGTTGGAAAAATGGTTCGACCCACAGCAGATTGTTTACGATGACGGTCTGCTTCCCGGAAAGCCCGCGCCCGATATGTATATCAAGGCGGCAGCAAACATCAGCCTAACTCCGCACGAATGCATTGTAGTTGAAGATGCCATTTCCGGTTTCCAATCTGCTCATGACGCCAAAATTGGCTATATCGTGGGCCTTGGCCCACTTGCCGCGCACGGTAAGCTTCTCGACTGCGAGGGGGTATCATCCGTGATAGAGAGTTTTGAACAATTTCCTCGCGGGTTGCTGCTAAATGCATAA